The region AACAAAGTTACTGATATTCAACTATTGAAGACTGAAACTATTATGGCTTTGAGTACCTGATACCCTTTGTGTTTGATTAGCTCCTTGATTCGTTCAACCACATGAACAAATCCATTCTCATCAATATAACCAAGATCACCACTCCTCAACCAACCTTCTGAATCAACTGTTGCAGTTGTCGCCTCCACATTTCCTAGATACCCTTTCATGATAGTAGGACTTTTCAGCCATAACTCTCCTTCCTTAAGAGGAGGCAAAGGCTTTCCTGTTTCAGTGTCCACAACTTTTGCACAAAAAGTTGGAATCAGCTTCCCACATGATCCTAAATGAGCTTTAGCATCTTTGTCTGATACAAAAAATGATGTTGCACCACAACTTTCTGTTAGCCCATAACCTTGCCTTAGCTCCATCCAAGGAAACACCTTTCTGAACTCCTGTGCCATTTCCTTACTCAGAGGTGCAGCCCCTGAACCCACCCTTCTCAAACTTGACAAGGCACACCCAATTTTGCTTGCAGATTTCACTAGTCCATGGATCACTGGTGGCACTGCTGGTAAGTTATTAACTTTGTACTTCTGGATTGCAATGATCATAGCTTGGAAGTCAAATTTCTGCATCAGAATTGTTGTAACACCAACAGACAACAATCCCAATCCAAAGAATACTAGTCCATAGATGTGGAACATTGGAATGAAGGCCAAGAAAACATCATCTTGTGATGCAGATACATCAGCAGACCATGAGAGTAGTTTCATTATGGAAATGAGATTTGCATGAGTCAAAACCACACCTTTGCTTACACCGGTTGTCCCGGAAGAGTAAAGTATAGCAGCAGTGTCTGATTGTGCCACAAGAACATGCGGAAACAACTCAGGTGAATCATAGCAACCTTCTATTAACTCTTCAACTGATAACATGTTCTTATCAGATGGACGAGAGGTGATAATTGTCGGTACCCCGCTTCGGACTAATTTGTGAAGCTCTTCTGGTGCTGAGATGGCTAGTTTAGCACCTGAATCATGCACTTGCTTGGCAATTTCTGACTCAGTGTTGAGGGGGTTGGCAGTGGTGAGAATTGCTCCAACTGATAACACTGCTAAACATATGGTTGAATACAAGATTGAGTTTGGGGACAAAACAAACACTACATCCCCTTTCTTAACCTCAAGTCCATGGAACAAAGCTGATGCAAGGGAATAAATAGAGCGGCGAAGCTCGCCGTAGCTTACTCTCTGATCAGTAGCTGAGTCAATGAATGCAATTCTTGCATCAGCAAGGTCTGCATGTGGGAAGTGTGATAGCACAAGATTGGCAGTGTTGAGGTTAGGATTTGTTGGGATTTCATGCTTGGTGCCAAGGCTAACTAGAGAGTGATAAATGCCTGTTCTTGAATTGTAGCCACTGCTGTTATCAAATGGAGGGAGAGATTGACCAGATTCTTCTTCAATGGATGATGACCAAACTTCCTCTGATCCTGACATGATTCTTCTTCTCTTGACAATGTTGTGAGGATGAGGCAAAATGAGAGTGAACCTTAAACAACTTATATACAATGCTTCACTTTGTTAAGTAATAGGAGCAACATTGTTAACTATGTCAGTTGTAGTGAGGACAAGATTAATGAGAaaactattttttctttctttctgaatTTTATGTTGCCGGCCAGGAGAGTGATAGGTATTAAGTAGCTAATGGATTTATACTTGAAGCTGTGTGCAGAGGCCAAGAGAAACAattgaaaaaatgaattttgtCTTGTTTATTGTTATTTCTTCTTGTCTTGTTAAACAAAAATAATGTATTGGAAATATCTAACATCTCAATGGGACAGCGACTCTTTGTTCTTTCAGGGCTCAAGTTGAAATCAGACAATACTTTAAATGAAAACTCCGATTATGAGAAGAATTTGAAAGTCATGACACAAGATAGCATTTGAATAGTGAAGCCTGGCATGTGAGTATTTATTCCCTAAGAACTTGAAGATTTGATTTAATTGTATAGCATATTCTTttggtgctgtgagtaaagaaacaaagaaaataaaagctaACAACTTTCTAGGGAACACAGTCCCTATGAGGCTATGATCATCAACCAAAGGTGAAGAAGACACATATCCAGTTAGATTGCGttaaaatttaactttttattaaaatgagAGCAAGGGTCAAACTACAAAACAACTTGGTTATAGTGGCTCTTATACCATATCATATATACAAATTATTCCAAATGTTTAAAAACTTAAATAAAAACAcattgaataattttatattatatttctaacaattcCAACTTTGCAGTAGGAACATTGATGATCACTAAATCCTCTTCATGGCTCCTCAAACGTTTCAACATAATCAGCACATTGGTTTCCTTCCATGGAACATCAACATCTAATGGTTgcatatttatgacaaaaatTCAGCTCCCCTCCATCAACAAGCTTCAAGGCTTCATGTGATTCATGAAGGCAGACTAACCTTTGGAGACCTTGTTCTATCACTTCTATGGTTGCTTCATACCTTGACACAATTAGCCATAATATTGGCGCGTAGCAGCTGGGAATTGGTTGTGAATCAGCTTTGACTTTAGCTGTGAATCAGCTTCAACCCAAGATGCATCTTCCTCTGGTCGGCGGCAGACCGATCACTGCCGTTGAGCAGTGCCGCCGTAAAGGGAGGTGCAGCAGTGCTTCTCCATCACcctatttttatttgattattttgacCATCCAACATGAAACAAAGGAATCATGGTGTAAATtggtatcatatatatatatatatatagagaattGAAAGCATATTTAGTCTTCAATTTTGATCTATAAAACCATGCATAGATTATTTATTTGTAA is a window of Lotus japonicus ecotype B-129 chromosome 5, LjGifu_v1.2 DNA encoding:
- the LOC130717699 gene encoding probable CoA ligase CCL5; protein product: MSGSEEVWSSSIEEESGQSLPPFDNSSGYNSRTGIYHSLVSLGTKHEIPTNPNLNTANLVLSHFPHADLADARIAFIDSATDQRVSYGELRRSIYSLASALFHGLEVKKGDVVFVLSPNSILYSTICLAVLSVGAILTTANPLNTESEIAKQVHDSGAKLAISAPEELHKLVRSGVPTIITSRPSDKNMLSVEELIEGCYDSPELFPHVLVAQSDTAAILYSSGTTGVSKGVVLTHANLISIMKLLSWSADVSASQDDVFLAFIPMFHIYGLVFFGLGLLSVGVTTILMQKFDFQAMIIAIQKYKVNNLPAVPPVIHGLVKSASKIGCALSSLRRVGSGAAPLSKEMAQEFRKVFPWMELRQGYGLTESCGATSFFVSDKDAKAHLGSCGKLIPTFCAKVVDTETGKPLPPLKEGELWLKSPTIMKGYLGNVEATTATVDSEGWLRSGDLGYIDENGFVHVVERIKELIKHKGYQVAPAELESLLLSHPLIVDAAVIPVEDEETGQIPMAYVVKAAGSELSEDQVIQFVAGQVAPYKKVRRVSFIDTIPRSTAGKILRKNLVSQNKNQLVSKL